From the Candidatus Peregrinibacteria bacterium genome, one window contains:
- a CDS encoding guanylate kinase, whose protein sequence is MSSFFRGVLILIIGPSGVGKGTAINFLREEHPEWKYPVSATTRSIRKGETAGKTYYFLTPQEFEEKKQEGAFLEWALVHSKDQYGVLKSEVLPSLKEGKVVLREVDVQGFLEIQKFIPPEHLLSVFLLPPTKKQLIERIQARAPISEEELKHRLESMEKEMKIAPECNFQIQTQDGNPRFVTQKIEEIIKNWFEKQKMS, encoded by the coding sequence ATGTCAAGCTTTTTCCGCGGCGTCCTCATTCTCATCATTGGACCTTCAGGAGTAGGAAAAGGAACTGCCATCAATTTTCTGCGTGAAGAACACCCCGAATGGAAATATCCGGTGTCTGCAACTACCCGATCCATTCGTAAGGGAGAAACCGCTGGAAAAACGTACTACTTCCTGACACCCCAGGAATTTGAAGAAAAAAAGCAAGAAGGAGCCTTTTTGGAATGGGCTTTGGTACACAGCAAGGATCAATACGGAGTTTTAAAATCGGAGGTTCTCCCCTCTTTAAAAGAAGGAAAAGTTGTCCTTCGAGAAGTGGATGTTCAGGGTTTTTTGGAGATTCAAAAGTTTATTCCACCAGAACACCTTCTCTCTGTATTTCTCCTTCCACCGACAAAAAAACAGCTTATAGAACGAATACAGGCACGAGCACCTATTTCGGAAGAAGAGCTGAAACACCGTCTTGAAAGCATGGAAAAAGAAATGAAAATCGCCCCGGAATGCAATTTTCAGATACAAACGCAAGATGGAAACCCACGCTTTGTCACACAAAAAATTGAGGAAATTATCAAAAATTGGTTTGAAAAACAAAAGATGTCCTGA
- a CDS encoding nucleotidyltransferase domain-containing protein, giving the protein MQTNRIVTFPEWEINVSDEGRQKINAVRSECQKNQNVNALFLQGSALRGEGGVRSDIDFIILFDSVSEKVHDFVRKLFAEFSDTDYFYSSIREYQSYPVGLRFQFFLSQQIYGEPEILGQPPTSQDLSQVLAYYSSSLKDQLRPLIFRNDLSDIELFNRAYSLLKRVDDCIIRVQDAIQTGIYPKQRALIQTEPNQDGQHLLELLDKWQSQGHQPDSQEIRQSVSTIDTFLREFIEKHLNT; this is encoded by the coding sequence ATGCAAACAAATCGTATCGTTACATTTCCAGAATGGGAAATCAATGTTTCTGATGAGGGTCGGCAAAAAATAAATGCAGTACGTTCAGAGTGTCAAAAAAATCAAAATGTAAATGCACTTTTTTTACAAGGTTCAGCCCTGAGGGGCGAGGGTGGGGTAAGAAGTGATATTGATTTTATCATCCTGTTTGATTCTGTGTCCGAAAAGGTACATGACTTTGTTCGTAAGTTGTTTGCTGAATTTTCAGATACAGATTATTTTTATTCTTCTATTAGAGAATATCAATCGTATCCTGTTGGTCTAAGGTTTCAGTTCTTTTTATCTCAACAAATTTATGGAGAGCCAGAAATACTTGGGCAACCGCCAACAAGCCAAGATCTTTCACAGGTTCTCGCTTATTACTCTTCTTCTTTAAAAGATCAATTGAGGCCTTTGATTTTCCGAAATGATTTGTCTGATATTGAGCTTTTCAATAGGGCATATTCTTTATTAAAAAGAGTTGATGACTGTATTATTCGTGTTCAAGATGCTATACAGACAGGAATTTACCCTAAACAAAGAGCTCTGATACAAACAGAACCAAATCAAGATGGTCAGCATCTCCTTGAGCTGTTAGATAAATGGCAATCCCAAGGGCATCAACCTGATTCTCAAGAAATTCGCCAATCAGTTTCTACTATTGATACATTTTTGAGGGAATTTATTGAAAAACATCTGAATACATAA
- the prfB gene encoding peptide chain release factor 2 produces MTLEELKNSLSELKKNILRGMDCLHFSEKKEELSRLQEEMQNPALWEKPDEARVFQQSVANLIRMTERWENLEKDVETLQELAEMLTEKSPECEEISQEYELLQEKYREYELDLLFSGEFDDSDAIIEINAGAGGTEAQDWAGMLLRMYLRFAEKKGFPAEIHEKTDGQEAGMKSALIEIRGLYAYGLLRGEKGTHRLVRQSPFNAKNLRQTSFAGIVVTPVLKNGDGEIQIEEKDIRVDTFRASGAGGQHVNKTDSAVRIVHIPTNIVVECQNQRSQHQNREKALQILKAKLILQKREEEEKKASEIRGEITEAAWGTQIRSYVLHPYKMVKDLRTNFESGNPDVVLDGEIDGFLRAYLEWDATRRS; encoded by the coding sequence GTGACACTTGAAGAATTAAAAAACAGTCTCTCAGAACTCAAAAAAAATATACTTCGTGGCATGGATTGCCTTCATTTTTCAGAGAAAAAGGAAGAGCTCTCTCGTCTACAAGAAGAGATGCAAAATCCAGCTCTCTGGGAAAAACCCGATGAGGCTCGTGTATTCCAGCAATCCGTGGCAAATCTCATAAGAATGACAGAACGCTGGGAAAATCTTGAAAAAGATGTTGAAACACTCCAAGAACTTGCGGAAATGCTTACAGAAAAAAGTCCGGAATGTGAAGAGATAAGCCAAGAATATGAACTCCTTCAGGAAAAGTATCGAGAATATGAACTCGATCTCCTTTTTTCCGGAGAATTTGATGATTCTGATGCCATTATTGAAATTAACGCCGGTGCAGGCGGAACCGAAGCACAAGATTGGGCAGGAATGCTTCTTCGGATGTATCTTCGATTTGCAGAAAAAAAAGGATTCCCTGCAGAAATTCATGAAAAGACAGATGGGCAAGAGGCCGGAATGAAAAGCGCTCTCATTGAAATCCGAGGATTATACGCGTATGGACTTCTTCGGGGGGAAAAGGGAACGCATCGACTCGTGCGTCAATCACCGTTTAATGCAAAAAACCTCCGACAGACGAGCTTCGCGGGAATTGTAGTGACTCCAGTGCTCAAAAATGGGGATGGGGAAATTCAAATTGAAGAGAAAGATATTCGTGTTGACACATTTCGTGCGAGTGGGGCAGGAGGACAGCATGTCAATAAAACAGACTCTGCCGTGCGTATTGTTCATATTCCCACAAACATTGTGGTGGAGTGTCAAAATCAACGAAGCCAGCATCAAAATCGAGAAAAAGCACTTCAAATTCTGAAGGCAAAACTCATCCTTCAAAAACGTGAAGAAGAAGAAAAGAAGGCGTCGGAAATTCGTGGAGAAATTACAGAAGCCGCATGGGGAACACAAATCCGAAGCTATGTTCTCCATCCCTACAAAATGGTGAAAGATCTTCGTACCAATTTTGAATCGGGAAATCCAGATGTGGTTCTCGATGGAGAAATTGATGGATTTTTAAGAGCTTACCTTGAATGGGATGCCACAAGACGCTCATAA
- a CDS encoding cell division protein FtsW, producing MKEVSSFRWLLFLICGLTLFGLIMITSVSVFESHQLMVKRFGSEYCEVNNCNGFYLWRHVKHLFLGVPIFLTGFLIPVGFWRRVALPLFFVALTLLAAILLTSVGGSWGTAKSWINIPLLPSIQPSEIAKIALVLYLAIWMEKKEQDIRTWESGFLPFLILMLPIVALIALQPDFGSLLVIVSIAAVMFFVAGGNLFHILAGGLTAICISLPVILSHDYIRERFLVFLHPETGTNDASYQVVQSLITVGSGRFFGLGIGESGQRHGWLPEIQSDTIFAAAAEELGFFRIIFLVGAFAMLAVVGYEVAKGARNRFEMLVAAGITAWITFQALLNMSVTLGIFPLTGVTLPFVSYGGSSLLSLFFASGILLQISKFSSGHAHHSARRRIGGTHFSSIRHSF from the coding sequence GTGAAGGAAGTCTCGTCATTCCGTTGGCTTTTGTTTCTCATATGTGGATTGACGCTTTTTGGGCTCATTATGATTACGAGTGTAAGCGTTTTTGAGTCGCATCAGCTTATGGTTAAGCGTTTTGGTTCAGAATATTGCGAGGTGAACAACTGCAATGGATTTTATCTTTGGCGTCATGTAAAGCATCTTTTTCTTGGAGTTCCAATATTTTTGACAGGATTTCTTATTCCAGTTGGTTTTTGGCGAAGAGTGGCACTTCCTTTGTTTTTTGTTGCGCTGACTTTGCTCGCCGCTATTCTTCTTACAAGCGTTGGAGGAAGCTGGGGAACAGCGAAAAGCTGGATCAATATTCCGTTATTACCGAGTATTCAGCCGAGTGAAATTGCAAAAATTGCTCTCGTTTTGTATCTCGCGATCTGGATGGAAAAAAAAGAGCAAGATATTCGAACATGGGAAAGTGGTTTTCTCCCGTTTCTTATTCTCATGCTTCCCATAGTAGCTCTTATTGCACTTCAGCCGGATTTTGGAAGTTTATTAGTCATTGTTTCTATTGCGGCAGTGATGTTTTTTGTAGCAGGAGGAAATCTTTTTCATATTCTTGCTGGAGGGCTTACAGCCATTTGCATCTCGCTTCCGGTTATCCTTTCGCATGACTATATTCGAGAGCGGTTTCTTGTTTTTTTGCATCCCGAAACAGGAACAAACGATGCGAGTTATCAAGTAGTACAGTCACTTATTACTGTAGGGAGTGGTCGCTTTTTTGGGCTTGGAATAGGAGAATCTGGTCAGCGTCACGGTTGGCTTCCTGAAATTCAATCCGACACTATTTTTGCGGCAGCAGCAGAAGAGCTTGGTTTTTTTCGAATTATTTTTCTTGTGGGGGCGTTTGCCATGCTCGCGGTTGTGGGATATGAGGTAGCGAAAGGTGCGCGAAATCGATTTGAAATGCTCGTGGCGGCAGGAATTACCGCATGGATCACCTTTCAGGCACTTCTGAACATGTCTGTGACACTCGGCATTTTTCCTCTCACGGGAGTTACGCTCCCCTTTGTTTCTTATGGGGGAAGTTCACTTCTTTCCCTTTTCTTTGCTTCTGGAATTTTATTGCAAATTAGTAAATTTTCTTCCGGTCATGCGCATCATTCTGCTCGCCGGCGGATCGGGGGGACACATTTCTCCAGCATTCGCCATAGCTTCTGA
- a CDS encoding N-acetylmuramoyl-L-alanine amidase, with protein sequence MKFFWRLLLLSFIIFPFFSENAFADSFWSKTVPLSGGYAVFSSENADFFSFSIPASSRVELQRHGEWIPVEVDDEQDPDSQVSELLAVSQGENIVLRFFGEIPRFVTADFSQLDPIASHENIVASNTFSLDGLSIVSRSGWGADESWRYAKEDENNGNTVDSRDSGKEVSTKEKQCLSNQEAYPEEFEIRSVVSSENGKKLIWPYQYSKRIRKIVIHHTAESGVEKGYSADEVLRAIYRYHSVSRGWGDIGYHYIIAPDGTVFEGRAGGENVVGGHVYCNNIGTIGIALMGNFNEKDPTTAQVNALSALLPRLAKKYELDLTQSEWYHGRNTQNLLGHRDLGATSCPGDNLYELLPSFREMLDYTSEIRITRSTKIDGEPADSLLPLRLQPGKGEYVTLSFRNTGNADWTSSTWLFASPGDGIRVQSISKTRSYVAAKIKEQVVKSGEVGHFQVRIDADYSHGMKTILFVPVVKDQRIKNAEVLQVVNVEAPEWGGELKETRLQPRIPVTGKTTSLSVDIKNTGGTEWLSNDISLLATFPDGLPPLFLKLKSNTLPGAVGTFTGRIPAFQKSGNKEISFQLRLGTKKLPITLSSTFSVDISKNKAKAVSFPSRATVASLDEPFETLLRFFNDGNTTWEKSNLSLSILQRREKKILKPEEFAIEPEGIATFPLEIPVKKGVQPFVVILKDGQQELFRKVFLVVGVKNFQKKESEITKNITPDAKDNNVEADSFGIEKKTIRIRLSFPEDLQTAEITGETAFEIRDGKGNLLLPGKKGQKVSFQQLGENVAFRSTESNVIRILPKTPAGVFEISNWSRIPAWDTAGTHNDNRFRGVLEFRILDGKLTVINELFLKDYLLGIGETLESDHLEKKKAIAVAARSYAAFYLDPEHRKYPNMPYDGSDSPAEFQKYLGESLTERASGWQTAVQETENKVLTFEGKIIKAPFHTSSGGQTLSAEEKWGWTDTPYLPSVDDPGCSGKTRQGHGVGMSGCGAEYFAESGKTYQEILSYFYPGTAVEGR encoded by the coding sequence ATGAAATTTTTTTGGCGACTTCTCCTCCTTTCTTTTATTATTTTTCCATTTTTTTCGGAAAATGCTTTTGCTGATTCTTTTTGGTCGAAAACTGTTCCCTTGAGTGGTGGATATGCTGTTTTTTCTTCAGAAAATGCGGATTTCTTTTCTTTTTCTATTCCTGCTTCTTCTCGTGTGGAGTTGCAGAGACATGGTGAATGGATCCCTGTAGAAGTTGATGACGAGCAAGATCCAGACTCTCAGGTGAGCGAACTCCTTGCGGTTTCACAGGGTGAAAATATTGTTCTTCGTTTTTTCGGAGAAATTCCAAGATTTGTTACCGCAGACTTTTCTCAGCTCGACCCAATTGCCTCTCACGAAAATATAGTTGCTTCAAATACCTTTTCTCTTGACGGGCTTTCTATTGTTTCCCGATCTGGATGGGGAGCCGATGAATCGTGGCGTTATGCGAAAGAAGATGAAAATAATGGGAATACAGTAGATTCGAGAGATTCTGGGAAAGAAGTGAGTACAAAGGAAAAACAGTGCCTCTCAAATCAAGAGGCATATCCCGAGGAATTTGAAATACGAAGTGTCGTTTCATCAGAAAACGGAAAGAAACTTATCTGGCCATATCAATATAGTAAGCGTATTCGAAAAATTGTCATTCATCACACTGCAGAATCTGGAGTAGAAAAGGGATACTCCGCCGATGAAGTTCTTCGTGCTATTTATCGCTATCACAGTGTTTCACGTGGATGGGGGGATATTGGCTATCACTATATTATTGCTCCCGATGGAACGGTATTTGAAGGACGCGCAGGAGGAGAGAATGTGGTGGGAGGACATGTCTATTGCAACAATATTGGAACGATTGGTATTGCGCTTATGGGAAATTTTAATGAAAAAGATCCGACAACAGCTCAAGTTAATGCTCTTTCGGCTCTTTTGCCACGGCTTGCTAAAAAATACGAACTCGATCTCACTCAAAGTGAGTGGTACCACGGAAGAAATACGCAAAATCTTCTTGGACATCGTGACCTTGGGGCAACGTCTTGCCCGGGAGATAATCTCTATGAACTTCTTCCAAGTTTTCGGGAAATGCTCGATTACACCTCAGAAATTCGTATTACTCGCTCGACAAAAATTGATGGAGAACCTGCCGATTCCCTATTACCTTTACGTCTTCAGCCGGGAAAAGGGGAATATGTAACCCTCTCGTTTCGAAATACAGGAAATGCCGATTGGACGAGTTCTACTTGGCTCTTTGCAAGCCCTGGAGATGGTATCCGTGTTCAGTCTATTTCAAAAACTCGTTCGTATGTGGCAGCGAAAATTAAGGAACAAGTGGTAAAATCTGGAGAAGTGGGTCATTTTCAGGTTCGTATTGATGCCGATTATAGTCATGGAATGAAAACCATTCTTTTTGTTCCCGTTGTCAAAGATCAACGCATCAAAAACGCAGAAGTCCTTCAGGTCGTTAATGTAGAGGCTCCTGAGTGGGGGGGTGAGCTTAAAGAAACTCGATTGCAACCAAGGATTCCCGTTACGGGAAAAACAACATCACTTTCGGTAGATATAAAAAATACAGGAGGAACCGAATGGCTTTCGAATGACATTTCATTGCTCGCAACATTTCCAGATGGACTTCCGCCTCTCTTTTTGAAACTCAAGTCAAACACACTCCCCGGAGCAGTGGGAACGTTTACAGGAAGGATTCCGGCATTTCAAAAAAGTGGTAATAAAGAAATTTCTTTTCAGCTTCGTCTCGGCACAAAAAAACTTCCTATCACTCTTTCTTCTACGTTTTCAGTGGATATCTCAAAAAATAAAGCAAAAGCAGTAAGCTTTCCGAGTCGTGCTACGGTTGCTTCTCTTGATGAGCCTTTTGAAACACTTCTCCGTTTTTTTAATGATGGAAATACAACATGGGAAAAAAGCAATCTCTCTCTCTCTATTCTTCAGCGTCGAGAAAAAAAGATCCTCAAACCCGAAGAGTTCGCAATAGAACCAGAGGGAATCGCAACATTTCCGCTTGAAATTCCTGTTAAAAAGGGGGTGCAGCCGTTTGTGGTGATTCTCAAAGATGGTCAGCAGGAGCTGTTTCGCAAGGTTTTTCTTGTTGTTGGTGTCAAAAATTTTCAAAAAAAAGAAAGTGAGATAACAAAAAATATAACTCCAGATGCAAAAGACAATAATGTAGAAGCCGATTCATTTGGCATAGAAAAGAAAACCATTCGTATTCGACTCTCTTTTCCCGAAGATTTACAAACAGCGGAAATTACTGGAGAAACTGCTTTTGAAATTCGAGATGGAAAAGGAAATCTTCTCCTTCCCGGAAAGAAAGGGCAGAAGGTCTCTTTTCAGCAGTTGGGCGAAAACGTTGCGTTTCGTTCCACAGAAAGCAATGTTATTCGTATTCTTCCAAAGACACCAGCTGGAGTTTTTGAAATTTCGAACTGGAGTCGGATTCCCGCATGGGATACGGCAGGAACACATAATGATAATCGTTTTCGGGGAGTGTTAGAGTTTCGAATTCTTGACGGAAAACTCACGGTTATTAACGAACTCTTCTTAAAAGATTATCTTTTGGGAATTGGAGAAACGCTCGAATCGGATCATCTTGAAAAGAAAAAAGCAATTGCTGTCGCTGCAAGAAGTTACGCCGCTTTTTATCTTGACCCAGAACATCGAAAATACCCCAATATGCCGTATGATGGCTCAGATAGCCCTGCAGAATTTCAGAAATATCTCGGAGAAAGCCTTACGGAACGTGCTTCTGGTTGGCAAACAGCTGTCCAAGAAACGGAAAATAAAGTACTCACCTTTGAGGGTAAAATTATTAAAGCGCCGTTTCACACTTCTTCTGGAGGACAAACTCTCTCTGCCGAAGAGAAATGGGGTTGGACGGATACACCCTATCTTCCCTCAGTAGATGATCCGGGATGCTCTGGAAAAACTCGTCAAGGACATGGTGTTGGTATGAGCGGATGTGGAGCCGAATATTTTGCAGAATCCGGAAAAACGTATCAAGAAATATTGAGCTATTTTTATCCGGGAACCGCAGTTGAAGGTCGCTAA
- a CDS encoding MFS transporter: MQHGAIGLLIPVLIIFQHSQGLSFLEISLIQSIGFITLLLSEIPSSYAADIWNKKKVMILGLLSLGISFFILSFADNFFTFLISEIFFALGLSSLSGTEESFLLSTFHSKKTELLLREFQIADEVGTIGGMILSYMFLSLLHINIQHTFIVGFLLVLFSITIVFFLPNDKGTSERQWVRKNSTGMKAKILLPLAVIFILAGGLMQERGESVFQIGLEQSGIAIGFFGVVYAVAKIGSLLGSYFSTFFLFLLGKDKILIWGALMQATIFFFLLFLHPIFSALALFLFFFVENIYRVAYKSIIADTVPKKWLTSSFSIVSLGGALLLLFTKIPIGILLDETIEYAIYFILGIKIAAAILFLWSLFRIKKILPRK, translated from the coding sequence TTGCAACATGGAGCAATCGGATTGCTCATACCTGTATTGATAATTTTTCAACATTCTCAAGGTCTTTCCTTTTTAGAGATAAGCCTTATTCAGTCAATAGGATTTATCACCCTTCTTCTTTCTGAAATACCAAGCTCATATGCGGCTGATATTTGGAACAAAAAAAAGGTTATGATATTGGGGTTACTTTCCCTAGGAATATCATTTTTCATTCTCTCTTTTGCTGATAATTTTTTTACATTTTTAATCAGCGAAATATTTTTTGCTCTTGGACTATCATCTCTTTCTGGCACAGAAGAATCTTTCCTCCTCTCTACATTCCATTCAAAAAAGACTGAATTATTACTTCGAGAGTTTCAAATAGCTGATGAAGTTGGGACGATAGGAGGAATGATATTGAGTTATATGTTTCTCTCACTTCTTCATATTAATATTCAACATACTTTTATTGTTGGTTTTCTATTAGTGCTTTTCTCGATTACAATCGTATTTTTTCTACCAAATGACAAGGGGACTAGTGAACGGCAATGGGTAAGAAAAAATAGTACAGGAATGAAGGCAAAAATACTATTGCCATTGGCAGTGATATTTATACTCGCAGGGGGGCTAATGCAAGAGCGCGGGGAAAGTGTATTCCAAATCGGATTAGAACAATCCGGCATCGCTATTGGATTTTTTGGAGTAGTGTATGCCGTTGCAAAGATCGGCTCACTACTTGGGAGTTACTTCAGCACATTTTTTCTTTTTCTTTTGGGAAAAGATAAAATTCTGATATGGGGCGCACTCATGCAGGCAACAATATTTTTTTTCTTACTTTTTCTTCATCCGATTTTTTCCGCACTCGCACTCTTTCTCTTTTTTTTCGTGGAAAATATCTATCGAGTAGCCTATAAAAGTATCATTGCTGATACCGTCCCCAAAAAATGGCTTACGAGTTCTTTTTCAATTGTAAGCCTAGGGGGAGCATTGCTATTGCTTTTTACGAAGATACCTATTGGAATACTTTTAGATGAAACTATTGAATATGCTATTTATTTTATATTGGGAATAAAAATTGCTGCTGCCATTTTATTTTTATGGAGTCTATTTCGAATCAAGAAAATCCTCCCACGAAAATAA
- a CDS encoding ATP phosphoribosyltransferase, producing MNTVFRLAIQKSGRMGSVSQELLRKAGFDFHCDERGLLARVHSFPLEILFLRVGDIPEMIADKVVDFGILGKNTIAESPRNSEIKIIDDLKFSSCRLSIAVPNDSAIVSPADLSGKTIATSYERLLGGYLMKEKLSATIVPMSGSVEISPKMGISDAICDLVSSGSTLVANHLREVESIFFSSAVLATQKDFLENEVFEEFLLRIRSVANAKNLKSVVMNAPRSSIKRISEILPGLGSPTVTSLAEKGWVAIHSVVREDEDFWKKITRLKEAGASGILVSSIDRIIF from the coding sequence ATGAACACCGTTTTTCGTCTTGCTATTCAAAAATCTGGACGCATGGGAAGTGTATCACAAGAGCTTCTCCGAAAGGCAGGATTCGATTTTCATTGTGATGAAAGGGGACTTCTCGCTCGCGTTCATTCGTTTCCTCTTGAGATTCTTTTTTTGCGTGTCGGAGATATTCCCGAGATGATTGCCGATAAGGTGGTTGATTTTGGAATACTCGGTAAAAATACAATTGCAGAATCTCCCCGAAATTCAGAAATAAAAATTATTGACGATCTCAAATTCTCCTCCTGTCGCCTTTCGATTGCTGTTCCGAATGATTCTGCTATTGTTTCGCCAGCCGATCTTTCTGGAAAGACTATTGCAACGAGCTATGAACGTCTTTTGGGAGGGTATCTTATGAAAGAGAAGCTCTCTGCAACTATTGTCCCCATGAGTGGTTCTGTGGAGATTTCACCAAAAATGGGAATATCAGATGCCATTTGTGACCTTGTTAGTTCTGGAAGCACGCTTGTTGCAAATCATCTTCGAGAAGTGGAAAGCATATTCTTCTCTTCCGCTGTTTTAGCGACACAAAAAGACTTTTTAGAAAATGAAGTTTTTGAAGAATTTCTCCTTCGCATTCGGTCGGTGGCAAATGCAAAAAATCTTAAATCCGTGGTTATGAATGCTCCTAGAAGCAGTATAAAACGTATTTCAGAAATTCTTCCTGGACTTGGAAGCCCCACAGTAACTTCTTTGGCAGAAAAAGGATGGGTTGCCATTCATTCTGTTGTTCGAGAAGACGAAGATTTTTGGAAAAAAATCACCCGTCTCAAGGAGGCGGGTGCGAGTGGTATTCTTGTAAGCTCTATTGATCGTATTATCTTCTAA
- a CDS encoding UDP-N-acetylglucosamine--N-acetylmuramyl-(pentapeptide) pyrophosphoryl-undecaprenol N-acetylglucosamine transferase, which produces MRIILLAGGSGGHISPAFAIASEFRKELPSAHILFFCSRNPLDISFFQSSQERYIPIFSGKIRRYFSFQNFIDPFLLLLGIFQCLFLFLRKRPDIVFSKGGFVAIPGCIAAWILRIPVFAHESDAVSGIATRLCQKFAKQIFTTFPEKKGIHTGTPIRSEILKGNRERGRKFLEFSGKKQILLGIGGSQGSKFLNTLLESSADELLKMLDIVWITGAGSEKIITPRFGLRIFPFLGTELPDVLAVADLVVSRSGSNFLFELAVLGKPMLLIPLATAAGDHQTQNARIFSENKAAQVLLEKDAPRQFLKEVTDLFSDQHLRKTLGENAKKMATTNAAEQIVTKVLQNFSKE; this is translated from the coding sequence ATGCGCATCATTCTGCTCGCCGGCGGATCGGGGGGACACATTTCTCCAGCATTCGCCATAGCTTCTGAATTTCGAAAAGAGCTTCCTTCTGCTCATATTCTCTTCTTCTGCTCTCGAAATCCTCTTGATATATCGTTCTTTCAGTCTTCGCAAGAACGATATATTCCCATTTTTTCTGGGAAGATCCGACGATATTTTTCGTTTCAAAATTTTATTGACCCCTTTCTTCTCCTTCTTGGAATTTTTCAATGTCTTTTCCTTTTTCTTCGAAAGCGACCAGATATTGTTTTTTCAAAAGGGGGATTCGTTGCTATTCCGGGGTGTATTGCCGCGTGGATACTCCGTATTCCCGTTTTTGCGCACGAATCTGATGCTGTTTCTGGAATTGCCACACGTCTTTGTCAAAAATTTGCGAAACAGATTTTTACCACCTTTCCCGAAAAAAAAGGAATTCACACCGGAACGCCTATTCGCTCAGAAATTCTTAAGGGAAATAGAGAGAGAGGGAGAAAATTTCTGGAGTTCAGTGGAAAAAAACAAATCCTTCTTGGAATTGGTGGTTCGCAGGGGTCGAAGTTTCTAAACACTCTTTTGGAGTCTTCGGCAGATGAGCTCTTAAAAATGCTCGATATTGTATGGATTACTGGAGCAGGAAGCGAAAAAATCATTACTCCTCGTTTTGGGCTTCGCATTTTTCCTTTTCTGGGTACAGAGCTTCCAGATGTTCTTGCGGTAGCGGACCTTGTTGTTTCTCGGTCGGGAAGCAATTTCCTTTTTGAGCTTGCTGTTCTGGGGAAGCCGATGCTCCTTATTCCGCTTGCAACGGCGGCAGGAGATCATCAAACACAGAATGCGCGTATTTTCTCTGAGAACAAGGCGGCTCAAGTACTTTTAGAAAAAGATGCTCCCCGACAATTTCTCAAGGAAGTTACCGATCTTTTTTCTGATCAGCATCTCAGAAAAACACTTGGGGAAAATGCAAAAAAAATGGCAACCACAAATGCCGCGGAACAAATTGTCACAAAGGTGCTTCAAAATTTTTCTAAGGAGTAG
- a CDS encoding pantoate--beta-alanine ligase encodes MLSSLSEVQNWRFQHNDIAFVPTMGALHEGHLSLIEFAKKLEKPILVSIFVNPTQFGPNEDLDRYPRDNEGDTKKLQNAGVDAVFFPTEAEIYPEGKTPKIPPLPSVFSELEGEIRPGHFLGVAQVLTRFFEIISPSDIFFGQKDYQQTVLVKWLISVLHIPSKIHVCPIVREETGLAMSSRNAYLQNEKRHVASVLFRSLAEGKALFGAGERDPRIIRNRVLEILMQEAEITSIDYVNIRDAETLEKIKTMNQLTVLLLAVRIGKVRLIDNMLLKEEYLMA; translated from the coding sequence ATTTTATCCTCTCTTTCTGAGGTTCAGAATTGGCGTTTTCAGCACAATGATATCGCCTTTGTCCCGACAATGGGAGCTCTTCATGAAGGACATCTTTCCCTTATTGAGTTTGCAAAAAAATTAGAAAAACCCATTCTCGTTTCCATTTTTGTAAATCCTACACAATTTGGTCCGAATGAAGATCTCGACCGCTATCCGCGAGATAACGAAGGAGATACGAAAAAATTACAAAACGCCGGAGTTGATGCTGTTTTTTTCCCAACAGAAGCAGAAATATATCCTGAGGGAAAAACTCCAAAAATCCCTCCCCTCCCTTCTGTTTTTTCTGAGCTCGAAGGAGAAATTCGCCCAGGGCATTTTTTGGGAGTTGCTCAGGTGCTCACTCGTTTTTTCGAGATAATTTCTCCTTCTGATATCTTTTTTGGACAAAAAGACTATCAACAAACCGTTCTCGTAAAATGGCTCATCAGTGTCCTTCATATTCCCTCAAAAATTCATGTATGCCCCATTGTGCGTGAAGAGACTGGTCTTGCTATGTCGAGTCGGAATGCGTATCTCCAAAATGAAAAACGACATGTCGCCTCTGTTCTTTTCCGAAGCCTAGCGGAAGGGAAAGCACTTTTTGGAGCAGGGGAACGAGATCCTCGTATTATTCGAAATCGCGTTCTTGAAATACTTATGCAAGAGGCAGAAATTACGAGTATTGATTATGTGAATATCCGCGATGCTGAAACACTTGAAAAGATAAAGACCATGAATCAACTCACTGTCCTTCTCCTTGCTGTTCGCATTGGGAAAGTGCGACTTATCGACAATATGCTCCTCAAAGAAGAGTATTTAATGGCATAG